The bacterium genome segment ACGTCGGGCATCATCCCGGTGAGAATGGTCATATGCGAAGGCGAGGTATGGGGGGACTGGCTGATCGCGCGTTCGAAAAAAACACTTTCCCGGGCGAAAGCGTCGATGTTGGGAGAGGTTTTCCTGGGGTTGCCGTAGCAGTGCAGCCTGTCGGCACGGAGGGTGTCGATGGAGACCAGCACCAGGTTGGGGGTCGGCGGCTGTTTTTTCGCCGCTGCCGGGGCGGGCGCGGAAAGCGGGCTCAGGGGCGATCGGCCTAAAACCTCATAAGCTTCCGGCCGGGTCGGGCGCTCGCGGGCCAGTCTGGCGGCGAGGGCACGGGCTTCGGCGGGTCGATCGAGCTGACGTAGAAGCTCCGCCTTTTTGACTTCCGTCTCGTAGTCTCCCGGTTTCAATTTGACGACCCTATCCAGTGTCTGCAGGGCGGTCTCGGGACGGTCGAGTTCTTCGTAAGCTCGCGCCAGCAGCGTCAGGATGGCCGCGGAATCCTTTTCGACGCGCAGGCCTCGCCGGAGCACGGCCGCGGCTTCATCCGGGTGGCCTTGTTGCAGCCAGAATTCGCCGATGGAGAGGAAAACGGTGCCGTTCCGGGTCGAATTCGACAGGACTTCCTCGAAACAGGCCCGAGCCGGTTCCAAGTCCTCCAAGGCGCCGAGGCACATCCCCCGGAAGAGCTGCACCGTGAGGACGTCCGCGCCTGCTTCGCGGGCATTTTCGAAGGAAGCGAGCGCTTCCCGGTACCGGCCGCAGCGGTACTGCTCGACTCCCTGTTGGAACGTTTCTTCCCCGGAAACGGCCTTGCCCGATGGAGGCATGCCGAACGCCAGGATCAGAGCCAGGCTCGCAAGCTTCATGCCGGCAGTATAGCAAAAACGGAAGAAACCGGAAAATCAGCTTTGCCCGTCGGCGCCGGGGGAGAGCAGCCCCATGATTTCGATGTGGGCGGTGCGGGGAAACATGTCGTAGAGGCGGATCGGTCCGAGAAATCCGTATCCGGCCTCGAGCAGAACCCCGCAGTCGCGGGCGAAGGTGGCAGGGTTGCAGGAGATGTACGCCAGGGCGCGGGGATGTCCCCGGAGAAGTTCTTCGATCAACCTTTCGGGCAGCCCCCCCCGGGGCGGATCGGCGAGAATGACGTCTCCCTCGCGGATGAGGCCGCCCAACCCCTGGGCTCCGTCCCATGAAATCTCCTCGACGTTGGCCAGATTCCTGCGGTTGTGGCGGAAATCGCCCACCGCCGACGGGTGAATTTCGAAGCCGAGAACCTCGGGGAAACGTTCCGCCAGGGAGACGGCGAAGAGCCCGACGCCGGTGAAAAGATCGAGGAGCCGGCCTCCTTCGGGGAGCGTCTCCCGCAGGTCGTCGACGACCAGTTCGGCGGCGGCGGTGTTCATCTGAAAAAACGAGTCGGGGCTGACCCGGAACCGGTTTCCGGCAAGCTCCATTTCCAGCGCTCCCCCCTCGACCACCCGCTCTCTCCCGTACTCGGCGACGGCCAGCAGCGGCTCCGCCCCGGATTCGCCGGCGACGTTTCCGGCGCGCAGGGTAAGTTTATCCGGGGTCCGGGCGGCCTGGCGCAGACTCCACCGCCCCAGGGCCTCCCGGATCCGCGGCCGAGCTATCGGGCAATCCCCGATATCGACGATCTTCCTGCTCTTTTTGCGGTAATAGCCGAGCGCGCCGTCCGCCCCGCGAAGATGGATGGTGTTTCTGTATTCCAGAGCGGGCAACTCTCCGAAGGCGCGGGAAAACGGGTCGATCTGGACTTCCCGCCGCATGATTCTCCGTAAAACTTCGCCCGCGATCCCTTCCTTGATCGCTCGTTCCCGGCCGTACTCCATGTGCTGAAAATCGCAGCCTCCGCACGCCGGGAAGAACGGGCAGACCGGGACCGTCCTCTCCGGGGAAGGTTCCAGAACCTCCCTGACTTCGGCCCACCGGATCCCCTTGGCTTTTCCGGTGACTTCCGCCTCCACCGTCTCCCCCGGGAGCACCGCCCGGCAGAAAACGACACCCCCGTCGTCCCGGATCAGGCCGTACCCTCCGGCCACCACCTTCTCTATCCTCCCCACGATCGTCATCGCGCGAACTGCCGGAGAGTCTCCGCGAACGGCGGGCGGATCACGCCGCGTTCCGTGATAAAAGCCGTGACGAGCCCGTGGGGAGTGACGTCGAACGCCGGGCAATAGGCCGCGATTCCTTCCGGGGCGATTTTTTTTCCGCCGAAGGAAGTCAATTCTTCCGACGACCGCTCCTCGATCGGGATCCCGGAACCGTCGGGGAGGGAAAGATCGAGCGTGGTCGAGGGCCACGCCATATAAAACGGGATCCCGTGGGCCCGAGCCAGGAGGGCCACACCGTACGTCCCGATCTTGTTGGCCGCGTCGCCGTTGGCCGCCACTCGATCCGCGCCGGTGATGACCAGGTCTATGCGCCCTTCTTTCATGACCTGGGCCGCCATGTTGTCGCAGATCATGGTCGCGTCCACTCCCATGTGATCGAGTTCCCAGAGGGTGAGCCGGGCGCCTTGGAGCAGGGGCCTGGTCTCGTCGGAATAAACCGCGATCCGTTTCCCCTGCTCATGCGCGGTATAGATAGGCGCCAGGGCGGTGCCGTAGCCGGATGTGGCCAGCCCGCCGGCGTTGCAATGAGTGAGGATGCCGTCCCCGTCCCGGATCAGGTCGGCCCCGGCCCGGCCCATGGCCCGGGACATCTCCAGGTCTTCCTCCCGAATGGCCTGGGCTTCTCCGATCAGGATATCCTTGAGGGCCGTCACCCCGGCGGAAGCATGTTCCCGCGCGATCCGCTTCATCCGCCCCAGGGCCCAGAAGAGATTGACCGCCGTGGGCCGGCTCGTGGCCAGGTAGTCGGCGGTCTCCTCCACCTCATCTAAAAAGCCCGCGGACTCCGTTTGCCGGCTGCGCGCCATCACGGCGGCCAGCCCCATGGCGGCGGCGATTCCGATGGCCGGGGCGCCTCTCACTCTCAAGCTCTTGATGGCTTCCCACATTCCTTCCCGGGTGTCGATCTCCACGATCCTGTATTCGCCGGGCAGCAGCGTCTGATCGATGATCGCCACTTTTCCGTCTTTCCACTCCACGGTTTTGATTTCCATTTGGCGCGGCTCCCTTCCTTAGTGCGTTCCGGTCATCCTGCCAGTAGAAAATACCCTATCGCCACGAGATTGTGGAGGGAATGTATCAAGACCGGCGCCGTGACGGTTCGCGTGCGCTCCAAGATCGCGGCCAGAAGCATGCTCAGGAAAAATACCGCCGGGGTGGCGGCCCCGAGCGGGTGCATGAGAGCGAAGATGAGAGAGGAGAGAACGATCGCCGCCGGCGCCGGAAAAGAGCGCCGCAGGCCGCCGTAGACGATACCCCGGAAAACCGTCTCCTCGGCCAGAGGTCCCAGAACCAGGGCGGCTAAAAGACCTGCGGCGACATTAGGCCATTGTCCGCCCGAAATCAGCCGGAGCAGGTCGAAACCCGGAAAATCCCGGGCGGCGGGGGCCGGACCCGCGGGGAGCACGCTCAAGGCGATCAGAAACGGCAGGAAACAAGCATACGCCCGAAGACCGCGCAGCGCAGCGCGGCCGGCGCCCCGGAAGGAAGGAACGAGCAGGGCCCGGTCCCGGGGATGGAAGCGGGCCCATACGGCCACCACCAGCAGCACCGGGGTAAAGAACAGCCATGCTCGGACCGCCGCCTGGGGCCCGGGGCCGGGCGCCCCCCCCGCCGCCTCCAGGATCCGGCTCCAAACCACCCATCCGGCGGTTGCGGCGCCGGCGGTCGCCGGGCCCCAACCGGCGGTAAATTCCGGGGTGAAGCGGAGGAGCCGCCCCGGAAAGAATCTCAAAGCCACCCGAACCAGCCCAGCTCGAAAACCTCGGAGATGGTGGCGACGGCCAGAACCAGAGCATAGGCGGTGAGCAGGACCAGGGCGATGCCGGCTTTATAGCGGCGGAAGAAAGGGAATTCGGCCTTGAAAAGGCACCAGGCCAGGGCCGCGATCCAGAATATCAGGGTCGCGAGGAGGAATATCTGCTGCGGGGTTCCCATCTCCGGGAAAAGTTGCGAAATACCCAGCAATATCCCGGTGATCGCCGCAATCAGCAGAAGTGTCGCCTCTCCGTGCGCCTTGAGGTAGTCGATCATGATCAATCTCCTGCCGGTTTCATGGTCAGTTCGATTTTGAGTTTCATATCCAGGTCGATACCCTCGTCGGGGGAAAGGCGGGGGATCAGGATCGTCACACCGAACTCCTGATCCAGGCTGAGACCGGTTTCCAGCAGTCTCCCCCGTATCCGGTCGAAGAGAAAATACCCGTCGGTTTTCTGTTCGAACGCCCGCAGCGTTCCCGGCCCCGAACCCGCCGACGGTTCTTCCATGAACAAGCTCCCGCGCAAGGAAATTCTCGCCGGATTTTCCTCGGGTTCCGATTCCACGGTGTACGTCTGCAGGGCGGCGAAGGTTTCTCCGGAAGCGAAACGATCGGCGAGCTGAGGAAGTTGCAGCACCAGTTTTCGCTCCCAACTTTCGCCCGGATGCACGGGGTCCGCGGGCAGCTCGGGCTGGGCCGCTTCCAACAGTTCCCGGAACCGGATATACGGAAACGCGCCGGAAAGGGAATCCGGGGTCTCGATAGCTTCGATTTTCCCTCGAGGGGTCATGACCAGTTTGAATGTTTTGCCCGCCACCCCCTTGAGCAGGAAATTCTTGTCGTCGGGGGGGACCGAGTTCAGGAGCTGATCGCCGTCGTACGTTTCGATACCCCCGCCGTCGATGACCACCCGCAGTTTACGCCCCCCCTGTTCGTCGACTACCTCGAAATGGATATCCTTATATTCGACGTCGAAGACCGCGTTTCCCGTGACGCTCACTTCCCGCGTGCGGAAGACGGTCTTCAGCGACCCTTCTATGGAAATCGGGAATTCGGTTTCCTCCAGTTCTCCCAGCGCCGAAGGGTGGGAAGCGTGTACCGTCCCCCGGCCGGAGATGGCGAGGGAATAGGCAAAATCGCGGCCCGCCTGAAAACGGTACCTCAGGGAAATCCCCTCGGGCGCGCGGCGGCAGGAAAGCGGGGCCGGCATCAAGACCAGAGCGAGCAGGAAAAAAACGACGCCGCCGCTTCTTCCGGCGCAACCCGTCACGTGCCTCACCGCTCGGGAACGGCGCCGGCCGGAGCCGCCTTTCCCGGCGCCGCGGACGCATTTCCCGGCGCGGCGGGGATGCCCTGGATTTTTTCCAACAGCCGGTTGACCGTATCGGCCATACCCGGCTCGGCCGCCAATCCTCTCAACCCGGCGATGGCGATCTCTTTGTAGAACCAATCGATTCGGGGATCGTCCAGAATTTCCACCAGCGCCTCGGCCGATTCCGGGACGGGGGTGTGGGACAAATCCCAGATCGCCGCTTGGCGGATCTGATCGGGGCGGGCGGAATCGTAGAAAATCCGCTTGAGCACGGGCACCACGCGCGGATCGCCGATATACCCCAGCATCTGCATGGCCGGCAGGAATTCCGAAGCTTCATCCCCGGCGGTGAAACCGACCAGAAAATCCTGATAGCGCTGATAGTCACGGTCCATTCCGCACAAGGTCATGGCCGCCGCCATCTTGATCCGAGGATCGGAGGTCTTCTGGAAAAGGCTTTCCAGCGCCGGCGCCGCCGGAGAATAGCGGGTATGGTGGATGACCATGATCAGATCGTATTCCATATAGGGGGGAGCGCCGGGAAGCGCTTCCAGGGCGGCCCGGCCCGCGTCGGTTCCGCGTTTGACCAACTCGAATTTGGCCGGCGCTCGAACTTCGGAATCATCGTTGCGCAGTTGTTCGATCAAGGCGGAGATGGGCACCGGCGTCGCCGTCGGCGTCGCCGCGCCGGCTCCGGAGGCGATGAAAAGCCATACTGCCGCTGCTATCGTCGATTTCATGGACAATCTCCTGGTTGTTACCGGGACTCTAACACTCCGGGAGAAGATTGGCAATCCCCCACCCTTCCAACACCTTCAGAGCGTCGTCATCGGTAAGATCGTACCGCAAAGGCGTTACCGAAACCCACCCCCGGGCCAACGCCCGGCTGTCGGTGCCGTCGCCCTCCTTCGAAAACTCCAGATCCCCTCCCAGCCAGAAGTAATCCCTTCCCCTGGGGTCGACCCGCTTCTCGATCACTTCCCGGTAACCGGCCGTCCCCTGCCTGGTTATCCTGATCCCCTTGATTTGTTCCAGAGGCAAGGCCGGGACGTTACAGTTAAGCAACACTCCGGCCGGGAGTCCTTTCTGAAGGATGGTTTCGGCCAAACATCGGGCTACGCGGGCGGCGGTTTCGAACTCGGCGGCGGTGAAGGAATCGAGGGAGACGGCCAGGGCGGGGAGCCCCATGATCGCCGCTTCCACCGCCGCCGAAACCGTGCCGGAGTAAATAACGTTGATCCCGGCGTTGGGGCCCGGATTAATCCCCGAAACGACCAGGTCGGGGCGGCGCGCCAGCAGTGATTTCACCGCCAGTTTCACGCAATCGGCGGGAGTTCCGTCGACGGCGTATCCGAACAAGCGCTCCCCCCGGTGGACGCGGGCCGCCCGCAGCGGGCGGTTGAGGGTGATGCCGTGTCCGACGGCGCTGCGCTCGGATTCGGGAGCGATGACGACGATGTCCCCTATCTTGGCCGCTTCCTCGGCCAGAACCCGCAGGCCCGGGGCGTTGATGCCGTCGTCGTTGGTGATCATGATCAGGGGCTTCATGTCGAGAGGTCGTCCTTTCTTGTTCGGGGAGCGAAGGCCTTGCCCTTCAGACTATTCCAGACCGCCCAGAGAAACCAGCGAATGTACTCGGGGGCGACCTTGCATATCCTGAAGTGAGATTGGCCCGATGTCCGGTCCTTCCACCGTGTCGGAATCTCGGCGATCTTGAATCCGTGCAGATGGGCTTTGACCGTCAGTTCCAACCCCGTGGTGTAATTGTCCGAGCGCAGGATGCCGATCTCGTCCAGGATCGAGGCCCGGTACATTTTATAGGCATTGGTCGCGTCGTTGGTGGGGAGGCCGATGACGATCTGGAGGGTTTTTCCCAACAACCTGGAGAGCAGGTGCTTGAAGCGATCGAAGTGCTCGCCCTCCCCGCCGGGGATATAGCGGGAGGCCGATACCAGGTCGTACCCTTCCTTGATTTTCTCCAGCATGGCCGGGATATCCTCGACGTCGTCCGACAAATCCGCCATGACCGCCACCACCACCCCCGATTCGACCTCCTCGTAGGCGCGGTTCAGGCACCGGCCCAAACCGTGATTGCCCCGACGGTTGATAAGAACCAGGTTGGAGGAACCTTTCAAGACCGACTCCACCCGCTCCCGGGTCCGGTCGCTGGAATTGTCGTTGACCACGATCAGCTTATAGGGAGTAGGTACGCGCTCCTGGATGGTGCGGATGACCCGGATGGTTTCGGCTATGCCTTCCTCCTCGTTGAAGGCGGGAACGATGATGTTGAGAAAATAGGGGTTCGCCTTCATTCCCCCCGCTCCAGGATCAACGTTACCGGGCCGTCGTTGACCAGGTCGACTTTCATCGTCGCTCCGAAAACCCCGGAGGAGGCCGCGATCCCTTTCGCCGAGAGCGCCTCGATAAAAATCCGGTACAGCTTCCGGGCGACCTCCGGTTCGGCGGCGGCATCGAACCCGGGCCGGCGTCCTCGCCGACAATCGCCGTACAGCGTAAACTGCGAAACCACCAGGGCTTCCCCGCCGGTTTCCAGAAGCGATAGATTCATCTTCCCCCCCGCGTCTTCGAAAATCCTCAACTCCGCGATTTTGCCTGCCAGCCAGAGAGCCTCCCGGTCGGTATCGCCTCTGCCCACGCCGAGCAGGACCAGCACCCCCTTCCCGATGCTTTCCCGAAAACCGCCTTCGGCTTCCACCGAGGCCCGGTCCACTCTCTGCACCACCGCTCTCAAATTCGGCCTCCGGCTGCGGCACGCCGCCGAGAACCCGCTAAGATCCTGAAAATACCGATCCCCTGTAGTATCATCTCTGCTGTTCCCTCTTCCCCTCGGGGAAGGTCGACAACGTTTTCCCGGGGTGTGGAGAAATGTACCGTCTGCGCATGCGACTGACAACCATTAACCTGCCCCGCCCGGCGCCGGGGCCCGGGGGAGCGAAGAACGGTGGAGATTGAGGAAACGGTTGCGGGATTGGATAAGCTGAGTTCCCCCTGCCGGCTCTGTCCCCGCCGCTGCGGGGTCGACCGCGGCGGCGGCGAGATGGGGTGGTGCCGG includes the following:
- the mtnA gene encoding S-methyl-5-thioribose-1-phosphate isomerase, which produces MEIKTVEWKDGKVAIIDQTLLPGEYRIVEIDTREGMWEAIKSLRVRGAPAIGIAAAMGLAAVMARSRQTESAGFLDEVEETADYLATSRPTAVNLFWALGRMKRIAREHASAGVTALKDILIGEAQAIREEDLEMSRAMGRAGADLIRDGDGILTHCNAGGLATSGYGTALAPIYTAHEQGKRIAVYSDETRPLLQGARLTLWELDHMGVDATMICDNMAAQVMKEGRIDLVITGADRVAANGDAANKIGTYGVALLARAHGIPFYMAWPSTTLDLSLPDGSGIPIEERSSEELTSFGGKKIAPEGIAAYCPAFDVTPHGLVTAFITERGVIRPPFAETLRQFAR
- a CDS encoding CPBP family intramembrane metalloprotease, whose protein sequence is MALRFFPGRLLRFTPEFTAGWGPATAGAATAGWVVWSRILEAAGGAPGPGPQAAVRAWLFFTPVLLVVAVWARFHPRDRALLVPSFRGAGRAALRGLRAYACFLPFLIALSVLPAGPAPAARDFPGFDLLRLISGGQWPNVAAGLLAALVLGPLAEETVFRGIVYGGLRRSFPAPAAIVLSSLIFALMHPLGAATPAVFFLSMLLAAILERTRTVTAPVLIHSLHNLVAIGYFLLAG
- a CDS encoding HEAT repeat domain-containing protein translates to MKSTIAAAVWLFIASGAGAATPTATPVPISALIEQLRNDDSEVRAPAKFELVKRGTDAGRAALEALPGAPPYMEYDLIMVIHHTRYSPAAPALESLFQKTSDPRIKMAAAMTLCGMDRDYQRYQDFLVGFTAGDEASEFLPAMQMLGYIGDPRVVPVLKRIFYDSARPDQIRQAAIWDLSHTPVPESAEALVEILDDPRIDWFYKEIAIAGLRGLAAEPGMADTVNRLLEKIQGIPAAPGNASAAPGKAAPAGAVPER
- the surE gene encoding 5'/3'-nucleotidase SurE; this encodes MKPLIMITNDDGINAPGLRVLAEEAAKIGDIVVIAPESERSAVGHGITLNRPLRAARVHRGERLFGYAVDGTPADCVKLAVKSLLARRPDLVVSGINPGPNAGINVIYSGTVSAAVEAAIMGLPALAVSLDSFTAAEFETAARVARCLAETILQKGLPAGVLLNCNVPALPLEQIKGIRITRQGTAGYREVIEKRVDPRGRDYFWLGGDLEFSKEGDGTDSRALARGWVSVTPLRYDLTDDDALKVLEGWGIANLLPEC
- a CDS encoding glycosyltransferase; the protein is MKANPYFLNIIVPAFNEEEGIAETIRVIRTIQERVPTPYKLIVVNDNSSDRTRERVESVLKGSSNLVLINRRGNHGLGRCLNRAYEEVESGVVVAVMADLSDDVEDIPAMLEKIKEGYDLVSASRYIPGGEGEHFDRFKHLLSRLLGKTLQIVIGLPTNDATNAYKMYRASILDEIGILRSDNYTTGLELTVKAHLHGFKIAEIPTRWKDRTSGQSHFRICKVAPEYIRWFLWAVWNSLKGKAFAPRTRKDDLST
- the dtd gene encoding D-aminoacyl-tRNA deacylase: MRAVVQRVDRASVEAEGGFRESIGKGVLVLLGVGRGDTDREALWLAGKIAELRIFEDAGGKMNLSLLETGGEALVVSQFTLYGDCRRGRRPGFDAAAEPEVARKLYRIFIEALSAKGIAASSGVFGATMKVDLVNDGPVTLILERGE